The Actinomadura sp. WMMB 499 genome includes a window with the following:
- a CDS encoding lasso RiPP family leader peptide-containing protein, protein MKTQENSYETPVLTPVGAFSAVTLGVTSWGWDDSNHCWYLNCPDQG, encoded by the coding sequence TTGAAAACGCAGGAGAACAGCTACGAAACGCCGGTCCTGACACCTGTCGGCGCATTCTCCGCAGTGACTCTGGGAGTCACTTCCTGGGGCTGGGACGACTCCAACCACTGCTGGTACCTGAACTGCCCCGATCAGGGCTGA
- a CDS encoding lasso RiPP family leader peptide-containing protein — protein MQNAYEPPTLIEIGDLRDVTLGNGTWGVDEKNQCWYFGCIQG, from the coding sequence GTGCAGAACGCGTACGAGCCGCCGACGCTCATCGAGATCGGCGACCTCCGCGACGTCACCCTCGGCAACGGCACGTGGGGCGTCGACGAGAAGAACCAGTGCTGGTACTTCGGCTGCATCCAGGGCTGA
- a CDS encoding MauE/DoxX family redox-associated membrane protein, translating into MTVGQYALLTVQALLAGLFAVASFSKLRGRDDFGRFVTTVRKLTMRSGPSTAVVAAVFAVVEAVTAVLIAVPATARAGFALATGLLALLIGVVFRAVRGRVFAECGCFGRRSGLMSYPLLVRNVFLLAMALAGLVLAPSGVPVGHLWHGVALAAGIVLASLLLRGYDLAVAAVFKRLRPEPAA; encoded by the coding sequence ATGACCGTGGGCCAATACGCGCTGCTGACCGTCCAGGCCCTGCTGGCGGGCCTGTTCGCGGTCGCCTCGTTCTCCAAGCTGCGCGGCCGGGACGACTTCGGGCGGTTCGTGACGACCGTCCGGAAGCTGACGATGCGCTCGGGGCCGTCCACGGCCGTCGTCGCCGCGGTGTTCGCGGTCGTGGAGGCGGTGACCGCGGTACTGATCGCGGTGCCCGCCACCGCCCGGGCCGGATTCGCGCTGGCCACCGGCCTGCTGGCCCTGCTCATCGGAGTGGTGTTCCGGGCGGTGCGCGGCCGGGTGTTCGCCGAGTGCGGCTGTTTCGGCCGCCGCAGTGGGCTGATGAGCTACCCGCTCCTCGTCCGCAACGTGTTCCTGCTGGCCATGGCCCTGGCGGGCCTGGTGCTCGCGCCGTCCGGGGTGCCCGTCGGCCATCTCTGGCACGGCGTCGCGCTCGCCGCCGGGATCGTCCTGGCGTCGCTGCTGCTGCGTGGCTACGACCTGGCCGTAGCGGCCGTCTTCAAGCGCCTCCGGCCGGAGCCGGCGGCATGA
- a CDS encoding lasso peptide biosynthesis B2 protein, which translates to MTMPVTLERPGRVPLRRRAAARPAVALAALLERLPPRRMRRALLVIRRGTRPATLAQATAAREAVVAVSVRCAGQGCLRRSLAVVLLCRMGGTWPDWCTGVRTEPFRAHAWVEAEGTAAGEHDDMLLYAKTMTVPARARKGR; encoded by the coding sequence ATGACGATGCCCGTGACGCTCGAACGGCCCGGCCGCGTCCCGCTGCGCAGGCGCGCGGCGGCCCGCCCGGCCGTCGCACTGGCGGCGCTGCTGGAGCGGCTTCCGCCGCGGCGGATGCGGCGCGCCCTCCTGGTGATCCGCCGCGGGACCCGTCCGGCGACGCTCGCGCAGGCGACGGCCGCGCGCGAGGCCGTGGTCGCGGTCAGCGTGCGCTGCGCGGGCCAGGGCTGCCTGCGGCGCTCGCTCGCGGTCGTGCTGCTGTGCCGGATGGGCGGGACCTGGCCGGACTGGTGCACCGGCGTCCGCACCGAGCCGTTCCGGGCGCACGCCTGGGTCGAGGCGGAGGGGACGGCGGCGGGGGAGCACGACGACATGCTGCTTTACGCCAAGACCATGACCGTCCCGGCCCGCGCCCGGAAGGGACGATGA
- a CDS encoding response regulator transcription factor produces MGGDPLEPRRLTVGVIDDHPVVIEGVRAWLAGDPRIEIAHVADTVDGVPVGLDVLILDLNLHGRLVLADVAELARRTQRVITFSQLTERETVLAALDAGACEFVAKNEGRDHLLAAVLSVAADRPYVTPTAAGVLAADEPAVDGRATALRLSGRERTALLLWFQSMSKASVARRMGVSVHTVEMYIKRARVKYAQAGRPAPTKADMLARAIEDGLVRPDEIVGYRSSATSPGAASPLPPSPVP; encoded by the coding sequence ATGGGTGGAGACCCGCTGGAGCCCCGGCGGCTCACCGTAGGAGTCATCGACGATCACCCGGTCGTCATCGAGGGCGTCCGGGCCTGGCTGGCCGGCGACCCGCGCATCGAGATCGCCCACGTCGCCGACACCGTCGACGGCGTGCCCGTCGGCCTCGACGTCCTCATCCTGGACCTGAACCTGCACGGGCGCCTCGTCCTCGCCGACGTGGCGGAGCTTGCCCGCCGCACCCAGCGCGTGATCACCTTCTCCCAGCTCACCGAACGGGAGACGGTCCTGGCGGCGCTCGACGCGGGCGCGTGCGAGTTCGTCGCCAAGAACGAGGGCCGCGACCACCTCCTGGCGGCGGTGCTCAGCGTGGCCGCGGACCGGCCCTACGTGACGCCCACCGCCGCGGGCGTCCTGGCGGCTGACGAACCGGCCGTGGACGGACGGGCTACCGCGCTCCGGCTGTCCGGGCGGGAGCGGACGGCGCTGCTGCTGTGGTTCCAGTCGATGTCCAAGGCGTCGGTCGCCCGCCGGATGGGCGTCTCGGTGCACACCGTCGAGATGTACATCAAGCGGGCACGCGTGAAATACGCCCAGGCCGGCCGGCCCGCGCCCACGAAGGCCGACATGCTCGCACGCGCCATCGAGGACGGCCTGGTCCGTCCCGACGAAATCGTCGGGTACCGCTCGTCCGCGACGTCACCGGGTGCCGCGTCTCCGTTGCCGCCATCTCCTGTTCCCTGA
- a CDS encoding asparagine synthase-related protein, with protein sequence MRFIVVLDNAAGEAVVASLRDRPGLRIIDHESGRPWIAGWWRDEEVTWAAVPGRRRIAVLGTAAATECGLARYLGRLRGPCGLNDLPRELPGSFHAVAMLDGTLCVQGSLSRLREVFYGEVLGTTVAADRPDTLAALNRAGFREEGLAAGLMAPAQIWPLGEMCLWRGVESVPADHRLEVAPGGRVRLERRHHPPAPEFPLAEGAERVRRALRDAVAVRAHGRTSLSADLSGGMDSTSVCFLAAEKVERLLTVRRESNDPGDDDGYWAGLAAAELPNARHVVHASADFPANFAGLLEPEPDLEAPSPVVRNRASILEEARLLSAAGSTRHLTGHGGDELFHANPAYLYDLLRRAPLLAVRRLRANQAVYRWKLGPSVRELLDRTSFADWLGRDVGRTLEGSVRDVMSTPMNGWGMSYRMPPWATPAAVDSVRRTLRQAAEEGAEPLSPLRGRHLSLQCIREGGVLMRRIDRLAACHGVSLEAPFLDDQVIDAALALDYADLLHADKYKPALVEAMRGIVPAGNLGRRTKAEFSADVYAGLRRHRAELLELCDGMRMADLGLVDAAALREMLLSLPPFSLRLLPLLNTFACEVWLRSLPAGSHATIPDLEGTR encoded by the coding sequence ATGCGTTTCATCGTCGTGCTAGACAATGCGGCCGGCGAGGCCGTCGTGGCGTCGCTACGCGACCGGCCGGGGCTGCGGATCATCGACCACGAGTCGGGACGCCCCTGGATCGCCGGGTGGTGGCGGGACGAGGAGGTCACCTGGGCCGCCGTCCCGGGACGGCGGCGGATCGCCGTCCTCGGCACCGCGGCGGCGACCGAGTGCGGCCTGGCGCGGTACCTCGGCCGGCTGCGCGGTCCCTGCGGCCTGAACGACCTGCCGCGCGAACTGCCCGGCAGTTTCCACGCGGTGGCGATGCTGGACGGCACCCTGTGCGTTCAGGGCAGCCTGTCCCGGCTCCGCGAAGTCTTCTACGGCGAGGTGCTCGGCACCACGGTGGCGGCGGACCGCCCGGACACGCTGGCCGCGCTGAACCGGGCCGGGTTCCGGGAGGAGGGGCTGGCGGCCGGGCTCATGGCTCCCGCACAGATCTGGCCGCTCGGCGAGATGTGCCTGTGGAGGGGCGTCGAGAGCGTTCCCGCCGACCACCGGCTGGAGGTCGCCCCGGGCGGCCGGGTCCGCCTGGAGCGCCGCCATCACCCTCCGGCGCCGGAGTTCCCCCTCGCCGAGGGGGCGGAACGCGTGCGGCGTGCGCTGCGCGACGCCGTGGCCGTCCGCGCCCACGGCAGAACCTCTCTCAGCGCCGACCTGTCCGGCGGGATGGACTCCACCAGTGTGTGCTTCCTGGCCGCCGAGAAGGTCGAGCGCCTGCTCACCGTCCGGCGCGAATCCAACGATCCGGGCGACGACGACGGGTACTGGGCCGGGCTCGCGGCCGCGGAGTTGCCCAACGCCCGCCACGTCGTCCACGCGTCGGCCGACTTCCCCGCCAACTTCGCGGGCCTGCTCGAGCCGGAGCCCGACCTGGAGGCCCCGTCTCCCGTCGTGCGCAACCGGGCGTCGATCCTCGAAGAGGCCCGCCTGCTGAGCGCCGCCGGCTCGACGCGGCATCTCACGGGGCACGGCGGCGACGAACTCTTCCACGCAAATCCCGCCTACCTGTACGACCTGCTCCGCCGCGCTCCGCTGCTGGCGGTCCGGCGGCTGCGCGCGAACCAGGCCGTGTACCGCTGGAAGCTCGGCCCGAGCGTCCGGGAGCTCCTCGATCGCACCTCGTTCGCCGACTGGCTCGGGCGCGACGTGGGCCGGACACTGGAGGGGTCCGTCCGCGATGTCATGTCGACGCCCATGAACGGCTGGGGCATGTCCTACCGGATGCCCCCCTGGGCGACCCCCGCGGCCGTGGACTCGGTGCGGCGGACGCTCCGGCAGGCCGCGGAGGAGGGGGCCGAGCCGCTGTCACCGCTGCGCGGACGGCACCTCTCGCTGCAGTGCATCCGCGAAGGCGGTGTTCTGATGCGCCGGATCGATCGCCTGGCGGCGTGTCACGGCGTGTCCCTGGAGGCGCCGTTCCTGGACGACCAGGTCATCGACGCCGCGCTCGCCTTGGACTACGCGGACCTCCTGCACGCCGACAAGTACAAGCCCGCGCTGGTGGAGGCGATGCGGGGCATCGTTCCCGCCGGGAACCTCGGGCGCCGGACCAAGGCCGAGTTCAGCGCCGACGTCTACGCCGGTCTCCGGCGGCACCGCGCGGAACTGCTGGAACTGTGCGACGGGATGCGGATGGCCGACCTCGGCCTGGTCGACGCGGCCGCCCTGCGCGAGATGCTGCTGAGCCTCCCGCCGTTCTCGCTCCGCCTGCTCCCGCTGCTCAACACGTTCGCGTGCGAGGTGTGGCTCCGATCCCTGCCCGCCGGCTCCCACGCGACCATTCCCGACCTGGAGGGGACCCGATGA
- a CDS encoding lasso peptide biosynthesis PqqD family chaperone, translated as MRLSPDVTVTESGRDLVLLNAKTGRYWTLNQTGGAVLHLLMDGRSPADAAEELTRRHPAFADRIGRDVDAVVRSLLDEKVMLP; from the coding sequence ATGAGGCTGTCGCCCGACGTGACCGTCACCGAATCCGGCCGCGACCTGGTCCTGCTCAACGCGAAGACCGGGCGCTACTGGACGCTCAACCAGACCGGCGGTGCCGTGCTGCATCTGCTGATGGACGGACGCTCGCCCGCGGACGCCGCCGAGGAGCTGACGCGGCGGCACCCCGCGTTCGCCGACCGGATCGGACGGGACGTGGACGCGGTCGTCCGCTCCCTCCTCGACGAGAAGGTGATGCTCCCATGA